Proteins from a genomic interval of Pseudomonas versuta:
- a CDS encoding sulfate ABC transporter substrate-binding protein, with amino-acid sequence MKKLFSASILAAGLALGSIAHAATPPPLLNVSYDVMRDFYKDYNAAFQKHWEAEHGNKLNVQMSFGGSSKQARSVIDGLPADVITMNMATDINALADNGQLVPQNWVTRLPDNSAPFTSATVFIVRKGNPKALKDWPDLLKDGVQVIVPNPKTSGNGRYTFLSAWGYVLKNGGDETKAKEFVGKLFKQAPVLDTGGRAATTTFMTNQIGDVLVTFENEAEMIAREFGRDQFEVIYPSVSAEAEPPVTVVDKVVDKKGTRATAEEYLKYLWSPEGQEIAAKNYLRPRDKAVLAKYDDRFPKVDFLSVEKTFGDWRDVQKKYFNDGGVFDQIYNGQ; translated from the coding sequence GTGAAAAAACTTTTTAGTGCATCAATCCTGGCCGCCGGCCTGGCCCTTGGCAGCATTGCTCATGCAGCCACCCCGCCGCCGTTGCTAAACGTGTCCTACGACGTAATGCGCGACTTCTACAAGGACTACAACGCCGCCTTCCAGAAACACTGGGAGGCCGAGCATGGCAACAAGCTCAATGTGCAAATGTCCTTCGGCGGTTCGAGCAAACAGGCCCGATCGGTGATTGATGGCCTGCCGGCTGACGTGATAACCATGAACATGGCCACCGACATCAACGCCCTGGCGGACAACGGCCAACTGGTCCCGCAAAACTGGGTCACCCGCCTGCCGGACAACAGCGCACCCTTCACTTCCGCCACCGTGTTTATCGTGCGCAAGGGCAACCCCAAAGCCCTGAAAGACTGGCCGGACCTGCTCAAGGACGGCGTGCAAGTGATAGTACCCAACCCGAAAACCTCGGGTAACGGGCGCTACACCTTCCTCTCGGCCTGGGGCTACGTGCTGAAAAACGGCGGCGATGAAACCAAGGCCAAAGAGTTCGTCGGCAAACTGTTCAAGCAAGCCCCTGTGCTGGACACCGGCGGCCGTGCAGCCACCACCACCTTTATGACCAACCAGATCGGCGACGTACTGGTGACCTTCGAAAACGAAGCTGAAATGATTGCCCGTGAATTTGGTCGCGACCAGTTCGAAGTGATCTACCCGAGCGTATCGGCCGAAGCCGAGCCACCAGTGACCGTCGTCGACAAGGTGGTGGACAAAAAAGGCACCCGCGCAACGGCCGAAGAGTACCTGAAGTACCTGTGGTCGCCAGAAGGCCAGGAAATTGCGGCTAAAAACTACCTGCGTCCACGGGACAAGGCAGTACTGGCCAAGTACGACGACCGTTTCCCGAAAGTCGATTTCCTGTCGGTTGAAAAAACCTTCGGCGACTGGCGCGACGTGCAGAAAAAGTACTTCAACGACGGCGGCGTGTTCGACCAGATCTACAACGGTCAATAA
- a CDS encoding GlcG/HbpS family heme-binding protein codes for MSALTLKVALALTAQALNAGRQTSAAPLTVAVLDSGGHLLALQREDGASLLRPSIAIGKAWGAIALGKGSRLLALDAQQRPAFFAALNGMGQSDIVPAPGGVLIRDAQGQVIGAMGISGDTSDIDEQCAISAIEAQGLRADAGVAV; via the coding sequence ATGAGTGCTTTAACCTTGAAAGTCGCTTTAGCCCTGACGGCCCAGGCCTTGAACGCAGGGCGCCAGACAAGCGCGGCCCCATTGACGGTGGCGGTTCTGGACAGCGGCGGGCATTTGCTGGCGCTGCAGCGTGAAGACGGTGCCAGCCTGCTGCGGCCCAGCATTGCGATTGGCAAGGCGTGGGGCGCGATTGCGCTGGGCAAGGGCTCACGCTTGCTGGCACTGGACGCACAGCAGCGCCCGGCGTTTTTCGCCGCACTCAACGGGATGGGCCAGAGTGACATCGTGCCTGCACCGGGCGGGGTGTTGATTCGCGATGCTCAGGGGCAGGTCATTGGTGCCATGGGCATCAGCGGCGACACTTCGGACATTGACGAACAATGTGCGATCAGTGCGATAGAGGCCCAGGGCTTGCGGGCGGATGCGGGGGTGGCGGTGTAG
- a CDS encoding PhzF family phenazine biosynthesis protein, whose protein sequence is MSQFEFKQVDVFSTVALKGNPVAVVLNADSLTDQQMADFARWTNLSETTFVLKPQNPEADYRLRIFTTLRELPFAGHPTLGSCHAWLEAGGKPRGEEIIQECAVGLIRVRRQNGQLAFTAPPLLRDEALDDELLQGICKGLGIETQAVVQARWIDNGPGWLALLLRDREQVLALKPDFSQLHNRVVGVVAPWNPERDGTQAQFEVRAFVAGDGMSEDPVTGSLNAGLAQWLIAEGIAPSRYVASQGTAMGREGRVSIEKVGDDIWVGGAAVTCINGSLTL, encoded by the coding sequence GTGAGCCAATTTGAATTCAAACAAGTGGATGTTTTCAGCACGGTTGCCCTCAAAGGTAACCCGGTAGCAGTGGTGTTGAACGCAGACAGTCTGACCGATCAGCAAATGGCTGACTTCGCGCGCTGGACCAACCTCAGTGAAACCACGTTCGTCCTCAAACCACAAAACCCGGAGGCCGATTACCGCCTGCGAATTTTCACCACCCTGCGGGAGCTGCCCTTCGCCGGGCACCCGACCCTGGGCAGTTGCCATGCCTGGCTGGAAGCCGGCGGCAAGCCGCGGGGTGAAGAAATCATCCAGGAATGCGCCGTGGGCCTGATCCGGGTCCGTCGTCAGAATGGCCAGCTCGCTTTCACGGCACCGCCTCTGCTGCGCGACGAAGCCCTGGATGACGAACTCTTGCAAGGGATCTGCAAGGGCCTGGGGATCGAAACCCAGGCGGTGGTGCAGGCGCGCTGGATCGATAATGGTCCCGGCTGGCTGGCGTTGCTGCTGCGTGACCGCGAACAGGTGCTGGCGCTGAAGCCGGACTTTTCACAGTTGCACAATCGGGTGGTCGGCGTAGTCGCCCCGTGGAACCCCGAGCGCGATGGCACGCAGGCGCAATTTGAAGTGCGAGCCTTCGTTGCTGGCGACGGCATGTCCGAAGATCCGGTGACTGGCAGCCTCAATGCCGGGCTGGCGCAATGGTTGATTGCCGAGGGTATTGCCCCGTCGCGCTATGTGGCCAGCCAGGGCACGGCCATGGGCCGCGAAGGGCGAGTATCGATTGAGAAAGTCGGCGACGATATCTGGGTCGGCGGCGCCGCAGTGACCTGTATTAACGGCTCCCTGACGCTTTGA
- a CDS encoding putative transporter small subunit — translation MSSYALTLYVLIWPLIAAGVMITLCISVYRDMRKAKRDGTDLV, via the coding sequence ATGTCCAGCTACGCGTTAACCCTTTATGTCTTGATCTGGCCGCTGATCGCGGCGGGCGTGATGATCACCCTTTGTATCAGCGTGTACCGCGATATGCGCAAGGCCAAACGTGACGGTACGGACCTGGTGTAA
- a CDS encoding urea transporter — protein sequence MSSPALSPACPDWATALCAGFSQIFLQRHPLCGVLCLLAILISAPGLLSGALLGGVSGLLTAQRRGYPKAERQAGLYSYNGILLGMLLSHQLQWSALLPLLIIASAGLSTMLIHQWLKRTADGQSLLAYTAPFVGMGWVVLHLNTTAARPLNPDTLMNSLTLLQAVFKGVGQVMLLPHPLAGLLIVTGLWLSSWRTAAWALTGSLAGLLFSLYQQETSAALSGLAGYNPVLAALALSQQRRRTWLPLIGIVVTLVLTPGFIALGLPLLTAPFILACWLVHASVRVLRPAAPESEEQCRLRIER from the coding sequence ATGAGCTCACCCGCTCTCAGTCCCGCTTGCCCAGACTGGGCCACCGCCCTGTGCGCGGGCTTCAGCCAGATCTTCTTGCAGCGCCACCCGCTGTGCGGAGTCTTGTGCTTGCTGGCGATTTTGATCAGCGCACCGGGCCTGCTCAGTGGCGCGTTGCTGGGAGGAGTCAGCGGACTCTTGACCGCCCAGCGCCGCGGCTACCCCAAGGCCGAACGCCAGGCAGGCCTCTACAGTTACAACGGCATTCTGCTGGGGATGTTGCTCAGCCATCAGCTGCAGTGGTCAGCCCTCCTGCCGCTGCTGATCATCGCCAGTGCCGGCTTGAGTACCATGCTGATTCACCAGTGGCTAAAACGTACGGCAGACGGGCAAAGTCTGTTGGCCTACACCGCGCCCTTTGTCGGCATGGGCTGGGTTGTGCTGCATCTCAACACGACTGCGGCGCGGCCCCTGAACCCCGACACGCTAATGAATAGCCTGACGCTGCTTCAGGCCGTATTCAAAGGCGTCGGTCAGGTCATGTTGCTGCCGCATCCCTTGGCCGGGCTGCTGATTGTGACCGGCTTGTGGCTGAGCAGCTGGCGTACCGCAGCCTGGGCACTGACGGGGTCGCTGGCAGGTCTTTTATTCAGTCTGTATCAACAGGAAACGAGCGCGGCGCTCAGCGGGCTTGCCGGCTACAACCCGGTACTGGCCGCCCTGGCGCTGAGCCAGCAGCGACGTCGGACCTGGCTGCCATTGATCGGCATCGTCGTCACTCTGGTGCTGACACCCGGCTTTATTGCCCTGGGGCTGCCACTGTTAACCGCACCGTTTATTCTCGCCTGCTGGCTGGTGCATGCCAGTGTGCGGGTACTCAGACCCGCCGCGCCGGAATCCGAAGAGCAATGCAGGTTGCGCATTGAGCGTTAA
- a CDS encoding 2-hydroxy-3-oxopropionate reductase yields the protein MAKIGFIGTGIMGSPMASNLQKAGHSLFLSTHHGAAPADLVAAGAIALASPREVAQEAEFIIVMVPDTPQVEDVLFSEDGIAGGLSPNKVVIDMSSISPTATKAFAAKINAKGAQYLDAPVSGGEVGAKAGTLSIMVGGDETTYARALALLQSMGKNITLVGGNGDGQTAKVANQIIVALNIQAVAEALVFAAKNGADPAKVREALMGGFASSKILEVHGERMIKGTFDPGFRISLHQKDLNLALAGARELGINLPNTANAQQVFSTCAALGGSNWDHSALIKGLEHMANFSIRDK from the coding sequence ATGGCTAAAATCGGATTTATCGGCACCGGCATCATGGGCTCCCCCATGGCCAGCAACCTGCAAAAGGCCGGGCACAGCCTGTTCCTGTCGACCCACCACGGCGCGGCGCCTGCCGACCTGGTGGCCGCTGGCGCGATTGCCTTGGCCAGCCCGCGAGAAGTTGCCCAAGAGGCCGAGTTCATCATCGTCATGGTCCCGGACACCCCGCAGGTCGAAGACGTGCTGTTCAGTGAGGACGGCATCGCTGGCGGCCTGAGCCCGAACAAAGTGGTGATCGACATGAGCTCGATCTCCCCCACCGCCACCAAGGCCTTCGCTGCAAAGATCAATGCCAAGGGCGCGCAATACCTCGACGCCCCGGTCTCCGGTGGTGAAGTCGGGGCCAAGGCCGGCACCTTGAGCATCATGGTCGGCGGCGATGAAACCACCTACGCCCGCGCCCTGGCGCTGCTGCAAAGCATGGGCAAAAACATCACCCTGGTCGGCGGCAACGGCGACGGTCAAACCGCCAAAGTGGCGAACCAGATCATCGTCGCGCTGAACATTCAGGCGGTGGCTGAAGCACTGGTGTTTGCGGCCAAAAACGGCGCTGACCCGGCCAAGGTTCGTGAAGCGCTGATGGGCGGTTTTGCCTCCTCGAAGATCCTCGAAGTGCATGGCGAGCGCATGATCAAAGGCACTTTCGATCCGGGATTCCGCATCAGCCTGCACCAGAAAGACCTCAACCTGGCACTGGCCGGAGCCCGCGAACTGGGGATCAACCTGCCCAATACCGCCAATGCGCAACAAGTGTTCAGCACCTGCGCCGCCCTGGGTGGCAGTAACTGGGATCACTCGGCACTGATCAAAGGCCTGGAACACATGGCCAACTTTTCGATCCGCGACAAATAA
- a CDS encoding DNA topoisomerase III — protein MRLFLCEKPSQAKDIAAVLGASRRGDGCWVGPAVTVTWCIGHLLETAPPDAYDERYKRWVLADLPIIPEKWKMRVKPKTASQFKAVKRLLGEASELVIATDADREGEMIARELVEHCRYRGPIQRLWLSALDDASIRKALAALKPGSETFNLYHSALGRSRADWLIGMNMSRLFTLLGRQSGYQGVLPVGRVQTPTLRLVVDRDRSISDFVPVAYWAIDVQLKHDCQLFTAQWRADPDTCDDQDRCLNQAHAQQAANAINSAGSARVSKLRTERMREVAPLPFDLGTLQEVCSKKLGLGAQETLDIAQALYETYKVVTYPRSDCGYLPQSQHSEAASILAALQQADPSLAPLAGHLDPQRRSRAWNDAKVSAHHGIIPTAAAKNLERLTGKHRAVYTLIRARYLAQFLPNHEYDRTQADFDCAGQALRAVGKQIVEPGWKRALPEALAPAKGREAPAPQPLPILREGLDCAIANVHLKDLWTQPPKPFTEGDLIKAMKNVAKLVQDPLLKQKLKDTTGIGTEATRAGIIQGLLDRGYLIKNGKALAATAPAFSLIDAVPRAIADPGTTAIWEQALDMVQSGEMTLETFVAKQAAWMSKHIARCSGMTMTISGPASPAGTAPAWKKKRKGPPAKAKPKRAVKAKST, from the coding sequence ATGCGGCTGTTTCTGTGTGAAAAACCTTCCCAGGCCAAAGATATTGCTGCCGTGCTCGGTGCCAGCCGACGCGGTGATGGCTGCTGGGTGGGCCCCGCTGTCACCGTTACCTGGTGCATTGGCCACTTGCTCGAAACCGCCCCGCCCGATGCCTACGACGAGCGCTACAAGCGCTGGGTGCTGGCTGACCTGCCGATCATTCCCGAAAAGTGGAAAATGCGCGTCAAACCCAAAACCGCCAGCCAGTTCAAGGCCGTCAAGCGCCTGCTCGGTGAAGCCAGCGAACTGGTGATCGCCACCGACGCCGATCGCGAAGGCGAAATGATCGCCCGTGAACTGGTCGAACACTGCCGCTACCGCGGGCCGATCCAGCGCTTGTGGCTGTCAGCCCTGGATGACGCGTCCATTCGTAAGGCCCTGGCTGCCCTCAAGCCGGGCAGCGAGACCTTCAACCTCTACCATTCGGCCCTGGGCCGCTCGCGGGCCGACTGGCTGATCGGGATGAACATGAGCCGCCTGTTCACCCTGCTCGGGCGCCAGTCCGGCTATCAGGGCGTACTGCCGGTGGGCCGGGTACAAACCCCGACCCTGCGCCTGGTGGTCGACCGCGATCGCAGCATCAGCGACTTTGTGCCCGTGGCGTACTGGGCCATAGACGTGCAGCTCAAACACGACTGCCAGCTGTTTACTGCGCAGTGGCGGGCCGATCCCGACACCTGCGACGATCAGGATCGCTGCCTCAATCAGGCCCATGCACAACAGGCCGCCAACGCCATCAACAGCGCCGGCAGTGCCCGGGTGAGCAAGCTGCGTACCGAACGCATGCGTGAAGTCGCACCACTGCCATTCGACCTCGGCACGCTGCAAGAAGTGTGTTCGAAAAAGCTCGGCCTCGGCGCCCAGGAAACCCTGGACATCGCCCAGGCGCTGTACGAAACCTACAAGGTCGTCACCTACCCGCGCAGCGACTGTGGCTACCTGCCGCAAAGCCAGCACAGCGAAGCAGCATCTATTCTGGCGGCCCTGCAGCAAGCCGACCCGTCACTGGCACCGCTGGCCGGACACCTCGACCCGCAACGCCGCTCCCGGGCCTGGAACGACGCCAAAGTCAGTGCCCACCACGGCATCATTCCCACGGCGGCGGCGAAAAATCTGGAACGCCTGACAGGCAAGCACCGGGCGGTGTATACCCTGATTCGCGCACGCTATCTGGCGCAGTTCCTGCCCAACCACGAATACGACCGCACCCAGGCTGACTTCGATTGCGCCGGCCAGGCCCTGCGCGCCGTGGGCAAGCAAATTGTCGAACCCGGCTGGAAACGCGCCCTGCCCGAAGCCCTCGCGCCGGCCAAGGGCCGCGAAGCCCCCGCCCCGCAACCCTTGCCGATCCTGCGCGAGGGCCTGGACTGCGCGATTGCCAACGTCCACCTCAAAGACCTGTGGACCCAGCCACCCAAGCCTTTCACCGAAGGCGACCTGATCAAGGCGATGAAAAACGTCGCCAAACTGGTGCAGGACCCGCTGCTCAAACAAAAGCTCAAGGACACCACCGGCATCGGCACCGAGGCCACCCGCGCCGGGATCATTCAGGGCCTGCTGGATCGTGGCTACCTGATCAAGAACGGCAAGGCGCTGGCCGCCACTGCACCGGCCTTCAGCCTGATCGACGCGGTGCCCCGCGCCATCGCCGACCCCGGCACCACGGCCATCTGGGAGCAAGCGCTGGACATGGTGCAAAGCGGCGAGATGACCCTGGAAACCTTCGTCGCCAAGCAGGCGGCGTGGATGAGCAAACATATCGCCCGCTGCAGTGGCATGACCATGACCATCAGCGGCCCCGCCAGCCCGGCGGGCACTGCCCCGGCGTGGAAGAAAAAGCGTAAGGGGCCGCCCGCCAAGGCAAAGCCAAAACGGGCGGTAAAAGCTAAAAGCACTTGA
- a CDS encoding SDR family oxidoreductase: protein MTARTFLITGASKGIGRALATFLAQAGHNVVGIARNADDPTFPGTLVALDLADRERSAQVLKELSERFAFDGLVNNVGLVRPQALGEIDLDAFDDVMRVNLHSALQATQALLPGMRARGWGRIVNISSLTVLGIAQRTAYAAAKAALVSFTRSWALELAQTGITVNAVAPGPTETELFRANNPPGSAGEARYLAGVPMARLGQPEEIASAIAFLLSENSGFITGQTLFVDGGASVGKAAF, encoded by the coding sequence ATGACTGCACGTACCTTCCTCATCACCGGTGCCAGCAAAGGCATCGGCCGCGCGCTGGCCACCTTTCTCGCACAGGCCGGGCACAACGTGGTGGGCATCGCCCGCAATGCCGATGATCCAACCTTTCCCGGCACCCTGGTGGCGCTGGACCTGGCTGACCGCGAACGCAGCGCACAGGTGCTCAAGGAACTGAGCGAACGCTTTGCGTTTGACGGGCTGGTCAATAACGTCGGGCTGGTTCGCCCTCAGGCATTGGGGGAGATCGATCTGGATGCGTTTGATGACGTGATGCGGGTCAACCTGCATTCGGCGTTGCAAGCCACCCAGGCGTTGCTGCCTGGCATGCGTGCCCGGGGCTGGGGCCGGATTGTAAATATTTCCAGCCTGACGGTGCTGGGTATCGCTCAACGAACCGCCTATGCCGCCGCTAAAGCCGCACTGGTCAGCTTCACCCGCTCCTGGGCGCTGGAACTGGCACAAACCGGGATTACCGTGAACGCCGTCGCCCCCGGCCCCACCGAAACCGAACTGTTCCGCGCCAATAACCCGCCGGGCTCGGCAGGCGAAGCCCGCTATCTGGCCGGGGTGCCGATGGCACGTCTGGGACAGCCCGAGGAAATCGCCTCGGCGATTGCTTTCCTGCTTTCAGAGAACAGCGGCTTCATCACCGGCCAGACCCTGTTTGTCGATGGCGGCGCATCGGTCGGCAAGGCAGCGTTCTAA
- a CDS encoding ion transporter, translating to MNNKDWRQRLYVMVFQADTPAGRRFDTTLLLIILCSLVVVVLDSIDSIHRDYADLLAYIEWGFTFVFAVEYGLRLYCSPKPLRYAFSFYGLVDLLAIVPGILAIYYSDAQYLLIIRIIRMLRIFRVLKLVPYLSQANYLLSALRGSKQKIIVFLVGVSTLVTVFGTLMYVVEGPENGFTSIPVSIYWAIVTLTTVGYGDIVPQTVLGRIISAMVMITGYSIIAVPTGIFTAELANAMRGEQLEHDCPACKKQRHEQSASFCSRCGNALFTKNA from the coding sequence ATGAATAACAAGGATTGGCGTCAACGCCTGTACGTCATGGTCTTTCAGGCCGACACGCCGGCCGGCCGGCGCTTTGATACCACACTGCTGCTGATCATCCTGTGCAGCCTGGTGGTGGTGGTGCTGGACAGTATCGACAGCATTCACCGTGACTACGCCGACCTGCTGGCCTACATCGAGTGGGGTTTCACTTTTGTGTTTGCGGTGGAGTACGGCCTGCGCCTGTATTGCTCCCCCAAACCCCTGCGTTACGCCTTCAGCTTCTATGGGCTGGTGGACTTGCTGGCGATCGTGCCTGGCATCCTGGCGATTTATTACAGCGACGCGCAGTACCTGCTGATTATCCGCATCATCCGCATGCTGCGCATCTTCCGGGTGCTCAAACTGGTGCCGTATCTGAGCCAGGCCAATTACCTGCTCTCGGCCCTGCGGGGCAGCAAACAGAAAATCATCGTATTTCTGGTCGGCGTATCGACGCTGGTCACCGTGTTCGGCACCTTGATGTATGTCGTTGAAGGCCCGGAAAACGGCTTTACCAGTATCCCGGTGAGTATCTACTGGGCGATCGTGACGCTGACCACTGTGGGCTACGGTGACATCGTGCCGCAAACGGTGCTCGGACGAATCATTTCGGCCATGGTCATGATCACGGGTTACTCGATCATCGCCGTGCCCACCGGTATCTTTACCGCCGAGCTGGCCAACGCCATGCGCGGCGAGCAACTGGAGCACGACTGCCCTGCATGCAAGAAACAACGTCACGAACAGTCCGCCTCATTTTGTTCGCGCTGTGGCAACGCACTCTTTACTAAAAATGCATAA
- the gcl gene encoding glyoxylate carboligase encodes MSKMRAIEAAVLVMRREGVDTAFGIPGAAINPLYSALQKVGGIDHVLARHVEGASHMAEGYTRTKAGNIGVCIGTSGPAGTDMVTGLYSASADSIPILCITGQAPRARMHKEDFQAVDITSIVKPVTKWATTVMEPGQVPYAFQKAFYEMRSGRPGPVLIDLPFDVQMAEIEFDIDAYEPMPLSRPTATRVQAEKALHLLNQAERPLLVSGGGVINADASDLLVEFAELTGIPVIPTLMGWGTIADDHPLMVGMVGLQTSHRYGNATLLKSDLVLGIGNRWANRHTGSIDVYTEGRTFIHVDIEPTQIGRVFTPDLGIVSDAGAALKVFLEVAREWKAAGTLKNRSAWLQDCQQRKATLHRKTHFDNVPVKPQRVYEEMNQVFGKDTCYVSTIGLSQIAGAQFLHVYKPRHWINCGQAGPLGWTIPAALGVVKADPQRNVVALSGDYDFQFMIEELAVGAQFNLPYIHVVVNNSYLGLIRQAQRGFEMDYCVQLSFDNLNAPELNGYGVDHVAVAEGLGCKALRVFEPNQIQPALRKAQELIKEFRVPVVVEIILERVTNISMGTEINAVNEFEDLALVGNDAPTAISMLD; translated from the coding sequence ATGAGCAAAATGAGAGCAATCGAAGCCGCCGTTCTGGTGATGCGTCGCGAAGGTGTCGATACCGCATTCGGTATCCCGGGCGCGGCGATCAATCCGCTGTACTCGGCCCTGCAAAAGGTCGGTGGCATCGATCACGTCCTTGCTCGCCACGTCGAAGGGGCCTCGCACATGGCTGAGGGTTACACCCGCACCAAAGCCGGCAACATCGGCGTGTGCATCGGCACGTCCGGCCCCGCCGGGACCGACATGGTCACCGGCCTGTACAGCGCCTCTGCCGACTCGATCCCGATTCTGTGCATCACCGGCCAGGCACCAAGGGCACGCATGCATAAAGAAGACTTCCAGGCCGTCGACATCACCAGCATCGTCAAGCCTGTGACCAAGTGGGCAACCACAGTCATGGAGCCGGGCCAGGTGCCTTATGCCTTCCAGAAAGCCTTTTACGAAATGCGCTCAGGACGCCCCGGCCCGGTGCTGATCGACCTGCCGTTTGATGTGCAAATGGCTGAAATCGAATTCGATATCGATGCCTACGAACCGATGCCGCTGTCCAGACCGACCGCGACCCGGGTCCAGGCCGAAAAAGCCTTGCACCTGCTCAACCAGGCCGAGCGTCCGCTGCTGGTCAGTGGTGGCGGCGTGATCAACGCTGATGCCAGCGATCTGCTGGTGGAGTTCGCCGAACTGACCGGTATCCCGGTGATTCCCACCCTGATGGGCTGGGGCACGATCGCTGACGATCACCCGCTGATGGTGGGCATGGTCGGGCTGCAAACCTCCCATCGCTATGGCAACGCCACCCTGCTCAAATCCGACCTGGTGCTGGGCATCGGCAACCGCTGGGCCAACCGTCACACCGGCTCGATCGACGTGTACACCGAAGGCCGCACATTTATCCACGTCGACATTGAACCGACCCAGATTGGCCGGGTATTTACCCCCGACCTGGGCATCGTTTCCGACGCCGGCGCTGCGCTCAAGGTGTTCCTTGAAGTGGCCCGGGAATGGAAAGCCGCCGGCACCCTGAAGAACCGCAGCGCCTGGCTGCAAGACTGTCAGCAGCGCAAAGCCACCCTGCACCGCAAGACCCACTTCGACAACGTGCCGGTCAAACCGCAACGGGTGTACGAAGAGATGAACCAGGTGTTCGGCAAAGACACCTGCTACGTGAGCACCATCGGTTTATCGCAGATCGCCGGTGCGCAATTCCTCCATGTGTACAAACCGCGTCACTGGATCAACTGCGGCCAGGCAGGCCCGCTGGGCTGGACCATTCCGGCAGCACTGGGAGTGGTCAAGGCCGATCCGCAACGCAATGTCGTGGCCCTGTCCGGCGACTACGACTTTCAGTTCATGATCGAAGAGCTGGCCGTCGGCGCCCAGTTCAATTTGCCGTACATCCATGTGGTGGTGAACAACTCCTACCTGGGGCTGATACGCCAGGCACAGCGCGGCTTCGAAATGGACTACTGCGTGCAGCTGTCTTTCGACAACCTCAATGCACCTGAGCTCAACGGCTATGGCGTCGACCATGTCGCCGTCGCCGAGGGTCTGGGCTGCAAGGCGCTGCGGGTATTTGAACCCAATCAAATCCAGCCGGCACTGCGCAAGGCCCAAGAGCTGATCAAGGAGTTCCGCGTACCGGTGGTGGTGGAAATCATTCTGGAGCGTGTGACCAACATTTCGATGGGCACCGAAATCAACGCGGTCAATGAGTTTGAAGACCTGGCGCTGGTCGGCAACGACGCGCCGACCGCCATTTCGATGCTTGATTGA
- the hyi gene encoding hydroxypyruvate isomerase: protein MPRFAANLSMLFTEQDFLVRFQAAANAGFHGVEYLFPYDYSSAEIKAQLDANKLTQVLFNLPAGDWAKGERGIACLPDRVAEFRAGVDLAIAYAQVLGNDQINCLAGIRPQGVAEAEVEKTLVSNLKYAADKLQAVGIKLVMESINTLDIPGFYLNNTKQALAIQDKVGSANLFLQYDIYHMQIMEGDLARTMQSHLAQINHIQLADNPGRHEPGTGEINYRYLFDHLDRIGYQGWVGCEYKPLTSTEAGLAWLKTHNAV, encoded by the coding sequence ATGCCGCGTTTTGCCGCCAACCTGTCCATGCTGTTCACCGAACAGGATTTCCTTGTCCGTTTTCAAGCGGCTGCCAATGCTGGTTTCCACGGCGTTGAATACCTGTTTCCTTACGACTACAGCTCGGCCGAGATCAAGGCCCAGCTCGACGCCAACAAGTTGACCCAGGTGCTGTTCAACCTGCCGGCCGGTGACTGGGCCAAGGGTGAGCGCGGCATTGCCTGCCTCCCTGACCGGGTCGCCGAGTTCCGCGCCGGGGTCGACCTGGCCATCGCTTACGCACAAGTACTGGGCAACGACCAGATCAACTGCCTGGCCGGGATCCGCCCCCAGGGCGTGGCAGAGGCCGAGGTTGAAAAAACCCTGGTCAGCAACCTCAAGTACGCGGCCGACAAGCTGCAGGCGGTGGGTATCAAGCTGGTGATGGAGTCGATCAACACCCTCGACATCCCGGGTTTCTACCTGAACAACACCAAGCAGGCACTGGCCATTCAGGACAAGGTCGGCAGTGCCAACCTGTTCCTGCAATACGACATCTACCACATGCAAATCATGGAAGGTGACCTGGCCCGCACGATGCAATCGCACCTGGCGCAGATCAACCATATCCAGCTGGCCGACAACCCGGGGCGCCACGAGCCCGGCACCGGCGAGATCAATTATCGCTACCTGTTCGACCACCTGGACCGTATTGGCTATCAAGGCTGGGTGGGTTGCGAATACAAGCCGCTGACCAGCACCGAAGCCGGTCTGGCGTGGCTCAAAACCCACAACGCGGTTTAA